In a genomic window of Gloeocapsopsis dulcis:
- a CDS encoding MBL fold metallo-hydrolase: MNQNPEQLAQNSAQNPLPKQASRAAKPPQAIWNNIFVFPPNRDTLGGTAYLIVENDANILIDCPPWNEDIQQFLQSLSGVKWLFLTHRGAIGKTKELQETLNCQVVIQEQEAYLLPGVSLTSFQDEITLSPTTQVIWTPGHSPGSACLYYSGHGGVLFSGRHLLPNQQGEPTSLRTAKTFHWRRQMSSIQKILQRFTPDTLQYICPGANTGFLRGQKVIEQAYQRLAALDLSTLVQSQTPL, from the coding sequence GTGAATCAAAATCCCGAACAGCTTGCCCAGAATAGCGCCCAAAACCCATTGCCGAAGCAGGCAAGTCGCGCTGCCAAACCACCACAGGCGATTTGGAACAACATTTTTGTTTTTCCACCTAATCGGGATACTTTAGGAGGAACCGCTTATCTTATTGTAGAAAATGATGCGAATATCCTGATAGATTGCCCTCCGTGGAATGAAGATATTCAACAATTTTTGCAATCCCTCTCAGGAGTAAAGTGGCTGTTTCTCACCCACCGAGGCGCAATTGGCAAAACAAAAGAACTTCAAGAAACTTTGAATTGTCAAGTTGTGATTCAAGAGCAAGAGGCTTATTTACTTCCTGGAGTTTCACTCACTTCTTTTCAAGATGAGATAACTCTTAGCCCAACGACTCAAGTTATTTGGACGCCAGGACACTCTCCTGGTTCTGCTTGTCTTTACTACAGTGGTCACGGTGGCGTTTTGTTCTCTGGACGCCATCTGCTCCCAAATCAGCAAGGCGAACCAACGTCACTACGCACCGCAAAAACCTTTCACTGGCGACGCCAAATGAGTAGTATTCAAAAAATATTGCAGCGCTTTACTCCAGACACACTCCAGTATATTTGTCCTGGTGCTAATACTGGCTTTCTCCGTGGTCAAAAAGTCATCGAACAAGCCTACCAGCGATTGGCAGCTTTAGACTTATCAACATTGGTGCAGTCTCAAACCCCACTTTAA
- the ctpA gene encoding carboxyl-terminal processing protease CtpA, with protein MYKKVFRIGLLAILPILLAVTCWVQPAAALTEAQKLVSEAWRMVNRVYLDDTFNHQNWSMLRLKTLQQPLKDREAAYDAIQKMLATLDDPFTRFLKPEQYRSLQVNTSGELTGVGLQIALEPKTGQLEVVAPIAGSPAEKAGIRPHDLILAIDGVSTTELTLDESAARMRGPAGSKVSLVLQHVPSEESTEIQLVRSRIELNPVVAELRNITDDLKIGYLRLTQFNANATMELAHAIANLEKQGANAYILDLRNNPGGLLQAGIEIARLWLDEGTIVYTVNRQGIQGSFEAFGSAITEDPLVVLVNQGTASASEILAGALQDNGRAQIIGETTFGKGLIQSLFNLSDGSGLAVTVAKYETPHHRDINKLGITPDLVVQQEPITREKIATEADQQYLAAVEQFATHSILAGKS; from the coding sequence ATGTATAAAAAAGTGTTTCGGATTGGGCTATTAGCAATTTTGCCAATTTTGCTGGCTGTGACGTGTTGGGTTCAACCAGCAGCAGCATTAACTGAGGCACAAAAACTGGTGTCTGAAGCTTGGCGAATGGTTAATCGCGTGTATCTGGATGACACTTTTAATCATCAAAACTGGTCAATGCTGCGGTTGAAGACATTGCAGCAGCCTTTAAAAGATCGGGAAGCGGCTTACGATGCGATCCAGAAAATGTTAGCAACCTTGGACGATCCGTTCACGCGATTTTTGAAACCAGAGCAATATCGTAGTTTACAAGTCAATACGTCAGGTGAATTGACAGGAGTCGGCTTGCAAATTGCGCTTGAGCCAAAAACAGGGCAGTTAGAGGTTGTCGCACCAATCGCTGGTTCTCCGGCGGAAAAAGCGGGAATTCGACCCCACGATCTCATCCTAGCAATTGATGGTGTTTCGACGACTGAACTGACGCTCGACGAATCTGCAGCGCGGATGCGTGGTCCAGCAGGTAGTAAGGTTTCTTTAGTACTTCAGCACGTGCCAAGCGAGGAGAGTACCGAAATTCAGCTGGTGCGATCGCGCATTGAATTAAATCCTGTCGTCGCAGAGTTACGAAATATTACAGACGATCTGAAAATTGGTTATCTTCGCTTAACACAATTTAATGCAAATGCCACAATGGAGCTTGCTCATGCGATCGCCAATCTCGAAAAACAAGGCGCAAATGCTTATATTCTTGATTTGCGTAACAATCCAGGAGGTTTGTTGCAAGCAGGCATTGAGATTGCCCGCTTGTGGTTAGACGAAGGTACAATCGTTTACACTGTGAACCGCCAAGGTATCCAAGGTAGCTTTGAAGCTTTTGGTTCAGCAATTACGGAAGATCCACTCGTTGTTTTAGTCAATCAAGGAACAGCAAGTGCGAGTGAAATTTTGGCTGGCGCACTACAAGACAACGGACGCGCACAAATTATTGGGGAAACAACTTTTGGTAAAGGCTTGATTCAGTCACTATTCAATTTATCAGATGGCTCAGGTTTAGCGGTAACGGTTGCTAAGTATGAAACACCGCATCATCGTGACATCAACAAGCTCGGCATTACGCCTGACTTGGTAGTACAGCAAGAACCAATTACCCGCGAAAAAATAGCAACTGAAGCAGATCAGCAATATTTAGCAGCAGTAGAACAGTTTGCAACACATTCAATCTTAGCGGGTAAGTCTTGA
- a CDS encoding type II toxin-antitoxin system VapC family toxin encodes MAIALFSARFYLDQHNFGSDSCSVWCDRLRCCAPRNRLLEAIEGASRLVDPAFTWAEIGSVLRKKVRMGLLSAEEAQGAFEDFGQLPIEYLDTEQIRVRAWEIAVQYQMPTLYDAAFLACAESITSDCQFWTADKTLLKQLAKSFPSYVRELGT; translated from the coding sequence ATTGCGATCGCGCTTTTCTCAGCGCGGTTTTATCTGGATCAACATAATTTCGGGAGTGATTCTTGTAGCGTTTGGTGCGATCGCCTCCGGTGCTGCGCTCCGCGCAATCGCTTATTAGAAGCAATAGAAGGTGCATCTCGGCTTGTTGATCCAGCTTTTACTTGGGCAGAAATTGGCTCTGTACTACGGAAAAAGGTTCGTATGGGCTTACTTTCGGCTGAGGAAGCTCAAGGAGCTTTTGAAGACTTTGGTCAATTACCTATTGAATATCTCGATACTGAACAAATTCGGGTAAGAGCTTGGGAAATTGCTGTACAGTATCAGATGCCAACTTTGTATGATGCAGCATTTTTAGCTTGTGCAGAATCCATCACATCAGATTGTCAATTTTGGACAGCCGATAAAACACTACTAAAACAGTTAGCAAAAAGCTTCCCTTCCTATGTCAGAGAACTAGGAACATAG
- a CDS encoding IS630 family transposase (programmed frameshift) translates to MVKKYIVDLSVEERAELEQFSTTGRHAADQITRARILLKADSNQRGGSWHDKDIAAALDVGVTTVERVRRRFVEFGLKASLVRQPGGGRKQRCLNGEQEAHLVALVCSDAPNGRARWTMRLLADQMVQLGYVESVSHETVRQALKKTKLQPWRQECWVIPPEQNAEFVCQMESVLQVYQQCYHPDFPVVCLDEASKQLVKETVEPVAVKQRQPMRQDYKYERNGTANLFILCEPIVGWRHLKVTKRRTAVDYAYLLRDLVDIHYPDALLITVVQDNLNTHSPSSLYKAFEPAEARRILNRLEFCHTPKHGSWLNMAEIELSILARQCLNRRIPEFAVLQTEVAAWQEQRNHEQTWINWRFNTADARVKLHRLYPSIKA, encoded by the exons ATGGTAAAGAAATACATCGTTGACCTGAGTGTTGAAGAACGTGCTGAACTTGAGCAGTTCAGCACCACAGGACGACATGCTGCTGACCAGATCACCCGCGCTCGTATCCTACTCAAAGCAGATAGCAATCAGCGAGGGGGTAGTTGGCATGACAAGGACATAGCAGCAGCATTGGATGTAGGAGTGACAACGGTAGAGCGGGTGCGCCGTCGCTTTGTTGAGTTCGGTCTAAAAGCTTCCTTGGTGCGGCAACCAGGTGGAGGCCGCAAGCAACGCTGCTTAAATGGCGAACAAGAAGCACATTTAGTTGCGTTAGTGTGCAGTGATGCTCCAAACGGTCGCGCCCGATGGACAATGCGGCTACTAGCGGACCAAATGGTGCAATTGGGTTATGTCGAGTCAGTAAGTCATGAAACGGTGAGGCAAGCACTTAAAAAAACGA AACTTCAGCCTTGGAGACAGGAGTGCTGGGTGATTCCTCCTGAACAAAATGCTGAGTTTGTTTGCCAGATGGAGTCAGTGCTACAAGTGTATCAACAATGTTATCATCCTGACTTTCCCGTTGTCTGTCTCGATGAAGCCAGCAAACAACTTGTTAAAGAAACTGTTGAACCAGTTGCCGTAAAACAAAGACAACCCATGCGGCAGGATTACAAGTATGAACGCAACGGTACAGCGAATCTATTCATACTTTGTGAACCGATAGTAGGATGGCGACATTTAAAAGTTACTAAACGTCGAACAGCAGTGGATTATGCTTATCTGCTCAGGGATTTAGTAGATATCCATTATCCTGATGCCTTGTTGATTACAGTGGTGCAAGATAATCTTAATACCCATTCTCCCTCCTCCTTGTACAAAGCGTTTGAGCCTGCTGAGGCACGGCGTATTCTCAATCGCCTAGAGTTTTGTCACACTCCTAAGCATGGCAGTTGGCTGAATATGGCAGAGATAGAATTGAGCATTTTGGCACGTCAATGCTTGAATCGACGTATTCCAGAGTTTGCCGTGTTGCAAACTGAGGTAGCTGCCTGGCAAGAGCAACGCAATCATGAGCAGACTTGGATTAATTGGCGCTTCAACACCGCCGATGCACGGGTCAAACTGCATCGACTCTACCCCTCAATTAAAGCTTGA
- the petD gene encoding cytochrome b6-f complex subunit IV, translating into MGTLKKPDLSDPKLREKLAKGMGHNYYGEPAWPNDLLYIFPVVILGTGACIVALAVLDPVMTGEPANPFATPLEILPEWYLYPVFQILRSVPNKLLGVLAMAAVPLGLILVPFIENVNKFQNPFRRPVATTLFMIGTLVTLWLGIGATFPIDKSFTLGLF; encoded by the coding sequence ATGGGAACATTGAAAAAACCGGATCTGAGCGATCCAAAGTTACGCGAGAAACTAGCCAAGGGTATGGGTCATAACTACTATGGCGAACCTGCTTGGCCTAATGACCTACTGTACATCTTCCCCGTCGTCATCTTGGGAACTGGTGCTTGCATCGTTGCGCTTGCTGTTTTGGATCCAGTCATGACAGGAGAACCAGCGAACCCCTTTGCTACACCACTAGAAATTTTACCTGAGTGGTACTTGTATCCTGTATTTCAAATTCTCCGCTCTGTTCCAAATAAACTACTAGGTGTATTAGCAATGGCTGCCGTACCATTGGGCTTGATTCTAGTACCGTTTATTGAGAACGTAAACAAATTTCAAAACCCCTTCCGTCGTCCAGTCGCAACCACTCTATTTATGATTGGTACTTTGGTTACGCTTTGGCTCGGTATTGGTGCTACATTCCCTATTGATAAGTCTTTTACATTAGGTCTGTTCTAA
- a CDS encoding GIY-YIG nuclease family protein, whose translation MTDSKGQILYIGRTVNLFKRWREHHRFKQLKRFNRKDCVSISWITCSNDLSILSSLENEFIQRYKPPLNWTKVLVPVRKITPVETVLQQSLQQLVKLNTTMLGFNPISGKDPPTLYLAYPVYGRCGVSGSIRSILRTSNKKASALKWKEYHTEPKSFGKFGYWQTEYNGIQIDLSPFPSLVDFIDNATHKTVAGIKFMAFSHSQLEKLLEDVPALKKGIPSLEALEGDPIPIQPVDHSQLNKRKNKDVVKVELWEELEPMAEGEAREMSRQFLNVDGVEVEVCTNGNGKDFVRHNVYWWIVHREKNPDPERYNIIKHSQSDVNILPTIRWSGYRFRFETIVFSEDDVEVESILLPLAMFEDLMRDKSRFSGQLYSDIESGEYKSKQYNSAYINLCGWLQQNTLFSLLQSSNK comes from the coding sequence TTGACTGACAGCAAAGGACAGATTCTTTATATTGGTAGAACTGTTAACTTATTTAAGCGGTGGCGCGAACATCACAGGTTTAAACAGCTAAAAAGATTTAATCGAAAAGACTGCGTAAGTATTAGCTGGATAACTTGCAGCAATGATTTAAGCATTCTCTCAAGTCTCGAAAATGAATTCATTCAGAGATACAAGCCGCCACTAAACTGGACAAAAGTCTTAGTACCAGTTAGAAAAATAACTCCTGTTGAGACAGTATTACAACAAAGCCTTCAGCAGCTAGTCAAGTTGAACACAACGATGCTTGGGTTTAATCCTATTTCTGGCAAAGACCCTCCGACGCTATATTTAGCGTATCCTGTCTACGGTAGGTGTGGGGTATCAGGAAGTATTCGGAGTATCTTACGTACTAGCAATAAAAAGGCTAGCGCGTTGAAGTGGAAAGAGTATCACACTGAACCTAAGTCTTTTGGAAAATTTGGGTACTGGCAAACAGAATACAACGGTATCCAGATTGACTTATCTCCTTTTCCGAGTTTAGTTGATTTCATAGACAATGCAACGCATAAAACTGTTGCAGGTATTAAGTTTATGGCTTTTAGTCATTCACAACTAGAGAAGCTTCTAGAAGACGTACCAGCACTTAAGAAAGGCATTCCAAGTCTAGAAGCTTTGGAAGGCGATCCTATTCCTATACAACCAGTTGATCATTCTCAGCTTAATAAGCGGAAGAATAAAGATGTAGTTAAAGTCGAACTCTGGGAAGAATTAGAACCAATGGCTGAAGGTGAAGCTAGAGAAATGTCTCGTCAGTTTTTGAATGTAGATGGTGTAGAAGTAGAAGTGTGTACTAATGGTAATGGCAAGGATTTTGTTAGACACAACGTTTACTGGTGGATCGTGCATCGAGAGAAAAATCCTGATCCTGAGCGATACAACATAATAAAACACTCGCAAAGTGATGTAAACATACTACCAACTATTAGATGGTCAGGTTATCGATTTCGATTTGAAACTATTGTCTTTAGTGAAGATGATGTAGAAGTTGAAAGTATATTGCTACCATTAGCTATGTTTGAAGACTTAATGAGGGATAAATCAAGATTTAGTGGTCAGCTTTATAGTGACATTGAAAGTGGTGAATATAAATCGAAGCAATATAACTCAGCATATATAAACCTGTGTGGATGGTTGCAGCAAAATACACTATTTTCACTGTTACAAAGTAGTAATAAATAA
- a CDS encoding tetratricopeptide repeat protein, giving the protein MSARAIATFAKPQTNCIMFRLHKTILTTCLLLGIATALGKIPTTNAQSPQVATMTADEYYHQGVFKDQLEGDKQGAIDYYTHAIKLNPNHTDAYNDRGLARLALGDPQGAIADYTQAIKINPRHAEIYNNRGIARFAAGDSQGAIADYTQAIKINPLLEDAYLNLAQLYRNHGLSRENSGDSRGAMTEYTQAIQVLNQMPSSERSRLRGNRQGSVYNLAMTHYHRGLTRYSSGDKLGAINDLQKAAELFHNQEDRTNYQLAVSKIREIQR; this is encoded by the coding sequence ATGTCAGCGCGAGCGATCGCCACCTTTGCAAAACCACAAACTAACTGTATTATGTTTCGTCTGCATAAAACCATACTAACTACGTGTCTGCTTTTAGGAATTGCAACAGCATTAGGTAAAATCCCGACTACCAATGCACAATCACCACAAGTTGCAACGATGACTGCCGATGAATACTACCATCAAGGAGTTTTCAAAGATCAACTCGAAGGCGATAAACAGGGGGCTATTGACTATTACACGCATGCAATTAAGCTGAACCCAAATCATACTGATGCTTATAATGACCGAGGTTTAGCACGGTTGGCATTAGGAGATCCTCAAGGTGCGATCGCAGATTATACCCAAGCCATTAAAATCAATCCCCGTCATGCAGAAATCTACAACAATCGTGGTATAGCAAGATTTGCTGCGGGAGATAGTCAAGGCGCGATCGCAGATTACACCCAAGCTATTAAGATTAACCCCCTACTCGAAGATGCCTATCTTAACCTTGCGCAGCTTTATCGCAATCATGGCTTGAGCCGTGAAAATAGTGGAGATTCGAGGGGAGCAATGACAGAGTATACTCAAGCAATTCAAGTTCTCAATCAAATGCCGTCCTCAGAGCGCTCTCGACTGCGAGGCAATCGTCAAGGTTCAGTATACAATCTTGCAATGACTCACTATCATCGCGGTCTGACTCGCTACAGCAGTGGAGATAAACTAGGCGCAATTAACGATTTGCAAAAAGCTGCGGAATTGTTTCACAACCAAGAAGACAGAACTAACTACCAATTAGCTGTGAGCAAAATTAGAGAAATACAGCGCTAG
- the petB gene encoding cytochrome b6, with product MFSKQVTGSKLFNWFEERLEIEALAEDVTSKYVPPHVNIFYCFGGMTLTCFLIQFATGFAMTFYYRPTVAEAYTSVQAIMNDVSFGWLIRSVHRWSASMMVLIMILHVFRVYLTGGFKKPRELTWVTGVVLAVLTVSFGVTGYSLPWDQIGYWAVKIVSGVPEAIPVVGTLISDMLRGGSSVGQATLTRYYSAHTFVLPWLTAVFMLLHFIMIRKQGISGPL from the coding sequence ATGTTTTCTAAGCAGGTAACCGGCTCAAAACTTTTTAATTGGTTTGAAGAACGTCTAGAAATTGAGGCACTTGCTGAAGACGTTACAAGCAAGTACGTCCCTCCCCACGTGAATATCTTCTACTGCTTTGGTGGGATGACGCTCACTTGCTTTTTGATCCAGTTTGCAACTGGATTTGCAATGACATTTTATTACAGACCAACAGTCGCGGAAGCTTATACCTCCGTGCAGGCAATCATGAATGATGTCAGCTTCGGCTGGCTGATCCGCTCAGTTCACCGCTGGTCCGCCAGTATGATGGTTCTGATCATGATTCTGCATGTCTTCCGCGTTTACCTCACTGGTGGATTCAAAAAACCTCGGGAACTCACTTGGGTAACAGGTGTCGTTCTTGCTGTGCTCACTGTTTCATTTGGTGTAACCGGCTACTCCTTGCCTTGGGATCAAATTGGATACTGGGCGGTGAAGATTGTCAGCGGTGTACCAGAAGCAATTCCAGTCGTCGGAACCCTAATTTCTGATATGCTACGTGGTGGTTCGAGTGTCGGTCAAGCAACCTTGACTCGTTACTACAGCGCCCACACATTTGTGTTACCGTGGCTGACTGCTGTCTTCATGCTGCTGCACTTTATCATGATTCGTAAGCAAGGGATTTCTGGTCCATTGTAA
- the trmFO gene encoding FADH(2)-oxidizing methylenetetrahydrofolate--tRNA-(uracil(54)-C(5))-methyltransferase TrmFO, translated as MQQQPIHVIGGGLAGTEAAWQIAALGVPVILHEMRPQRFSPAHHSQELAELVCSNSFGAQASDRAAGLLHEELRRLGSVVISKADEHAVPAGGALAVDRGRFSHDLTETLANHPLIELRRGEVPEIPRSGIVVLATGPLTSPALAEELRCFTGMEYLSFFDAASPIVVGESINRDIAFLASRYDKGDAAYLNCPMNREQYLRFWQELCTAEQTELKDFERETAKFFEACLPIEELARRGEDTMRYGPLKPVGLFDARQGDFRAPENQSKRPYAVVQLRQEDKAGKLWNMVGFQTNLRWGEQKRIFQLIPGLENAEFVRLGVMHRNTFINAPELLSPTLQFKHRSTLLAAGQLIGTEGYTAAAAAGWLAGTNAARLALSKEPLSLPPTTMMGALFEFISSASPKHFQPMPPNFGILPDLAERIKNKQQRYGMYRDRALTDLTHWKVDNIIPDTVQVPA; from the coding sequence ATGCAACAACAACCTATTCATGTTATCGGTGGAGGACTTGCAGGGACAGAAGCAGCTTGGCAAATTGCCGCTTTGGGAGTGCCTGTGATTTTACATGAAATGCGTCCGCAGCGGTTTAGTCCAGCACATCACTCACAAGAGTTAGCTGAGTTGGTATGTAGTAATTCTTTTGGGGCGCAAGCAAGTGATCGCGCGGCTGGTTTATTACACGAAGAACTACGCCGTTTGGGTTCTGTTGTGATTTCTAAAGCCGATGAACACGCGGTTCCTGCAGGTGGCGCTTTAGCGGTCGATAGAGGACGGTTTAGCCACGATTTAACTGAAACTTTGGCAAATCACCCCTTGATTGAATTGCGGCGTGGAGAAGTACCAGAAATTCCGCGATCGGGCATTGTCGTACTCGCAACTGGTCCTTTAACGAGTCCTGCTTTAGCCGAAGAATTGCGGTGCTTCACAGGGATGGAATATCTCAGCTTTTTTGATGCTGCTAGCCCGATTGTTGTTGGTGAGTCGATCAATCGCGATATTGCGTTTCTGGCTTCGCGTTATGACAAAGGTGATGCGGCGTATCTTAATTGTCCGATGAATCGCGAGCAGTATTTGCGATTTTGGCAAGAACTCTGTACAGCAGAACAAACTGAACTGAAAGACTTTGAACGCGAAACCGCGAAGTTTTTTGAAGCGTGTTTACCGATTGAAGAGTTGGCGCGGCGTGGGGAAGATACGATGCGCTATGGTCCTTTAAAGCCTGTAGGATTGTTTGACGCACGTCAAGGAGACTTCCGCGCCCCAGAGAATCAATCGAAGCGTCCTTATGCTGTAGTGCAACTGCGTCAAGAAGATAAGGCAGGTAAGCTATGGAACATGGTAGGATTCCAGACAAATCTCCGCTGGGGCGAACAGAAACGCATATTTCAGCTTATTCCTGGTTTAGAAAACGCAGAATTCGTGCGACTGGGTGTGATGCACCGCAATACTTTTATCAACGCTCCAGAGTTACTATCACCAACTTTACAGTTTAAACACCGTTCGACTTTACTTGCTGCAGGACAGTTAATTGGTACAGAAGGTTACACCGCTGCTGCTGCTGCTGGTTGGTTAGCTGGAACAAATGCGGCGCGGCTGGCGTTGAGCAAAGAACCCTTAAGCCTACCACCAACAACGATGATGGGGGCGCTGTTTGAGTTTATTAGTTCCGCATCACCAAAGCATTTTCAGCCAATGCCTCCCAATTTTGGGATTTTGCCAGACTTAGCAGAGAGGATTAAAAATAAGCAGCAGAGATACGGAATGTATCGCGATCGCGCTTTAACTGATCTGACTCACTGGAAAGTAGATAATATAATACCTGATACCGTTCAAGTCCCCGCTTAA
- a CDS encoding site-2 protease family protein, with protein MNFWLLLLLGIFTYLIVQRSVKRITRTPVWILWLVLMTPAFIWSAWVASVGPDQPLPLILVIGPFIICPILYWLLIQWGRRDSNTSSSASSNKSPIESKPTVTEKAEPAPPVRPIDEAEETQLRNCFPWSIYYIHNIEYRPQAVICYGQLRTTPTAAYQRIRENIQAQFGDRFQVVLQEGLNGKPFFALVPNPQARASRTQQKLTRPVLALGLVLATLLTTTIVGVQIAGANITTLGSEPSILWQGLPYSLALMTILAIHELGHYSAARYYKIRATLPYFIPVPFFLGTFGAFIQMRSPVPNRKALFDVSIAGPIAGFIATIPFVLWGLANSTIVPLPEQSNLLDPNALNPNYSLLLAVLSKLMLGAELTTNTAINLHPVAFAGFLGLVVTALNLMPVGQLDGGHIVHAMFGQRKAIVVSQIARFLVLALALLQPGFLLWAIILFFMPIYDEPALNDVTELDNFRDLLGLLALAILVAIILPVPNAIAQLLQIS; from the coding sequence ATGAACTTTTGGCTTCTCCTCCTCCTAGGAATTTTTACATACTTGATTGTGCAGCGTAGCGTGAAGAGAATTACACGCACACCAGTATGGATTTTGTGGCTGGTTCTCATGACACCAGCATTCATCTGGAGTGCTTGGGTGGCAAGTGTTGGTCCAGATCAGCCGCTACCATTAATATTGGTTATTGGACCGTTTATTATCTGCCCGATTTTATACTGGCTGCTCATCCAGTGGGGTCGCAGAGACTCAAATACTTCTTCCTCAGCATCGTCAAATAAATCTCCTATAGAGAGCAAACCTACAGTTACGGAGAAAGCTGAGCCAGCACCACCGGTGCGACCAATTGACGAAGCTGAAGAAACGCAGTTGCGCAATTGCTTTCCTTGGTCGATATATTATATTCATAATATCGAGTATCGACCCCAAGCAGTTATTTGCTACGGACAATTGCGGACGACACCCACTGCTGCTTACCAACGAATTCGGGAAAATATTCAAGCTCAATTTGGCGATCGCTTTCAGGTTGTCTTGCAAGAAGGTTTGAATGGTAAACCATTTTTTGCCTTAGTACCAAATCCCCAAGCACGGGCAAGTCGTACTCAACAAAAATTAACTCGACCTGTTCTAGCACTAGGACTTGTGTTAGCAACACTACTGACAACGACTATCGTTGGTGTACAAATTGCTGGTGCTAATATCACAACACTTGGCTCAGAGCCTAGTATTTTGTGGCAGGGATTGCCGTATTCACTGGCTTTAATGACTATTTTGGCAATTCACGAACTAGGGCATTATAGTGCAGCACGGTACTATAAAATTCGCGCGACACTGCCGTATTTTATTCCTGTGCCATTTTTCTTGGGAACTTTTGGGGCGTTTATTCAAATGCGATCGCCAGTTCCTAATCGCAAAGCATTGTTTGATGTCAGTATTGCAGGTCCCATTGCTGGATTTATCGCGACAATTCCTTTTGTGTTATGGGGTTTAGCTAATTCTACAATTGTGCCGCTACCGGAACAATCCAATTTATTAGACCCAAACGCGCTTAACCCAAATTATTCGCTGTTACTTGCAGTCCTTAGCAAACTCATGCTGGGTGCTGAACTAACGACTAACACAGCAATCAATCTTCATCCTGTAGCGTTTGCTGGATTTTTAGGATTAGTCGTCACAGCATTAAATCTGATGCCAGTAGGACAGCTTGATGGCGGACACATCGTTCACGCCATGTTTGGACAACGCAAAGCAATCGTCGTTAGTCAAATCGCTAGATTCTTGGTTCTGGCACTTGCTTTACTACAACCAGGATTCTTACTGTGGGCGATCATTTTGTTCTTTATGCCTATTTATGACGAACCCGCATTAAATGATGTCACAGAACTTGACAATTTTCGTGACTTACTGGGTTTACTTGCTTTGGCTATCTTAGTGGCGATCATCCTACCAGTGCCTAATGCGATCGCACAGTTGTTGCAAATTAGTTAG
- a CDS encoding LysE/ArgO family amino acid transporter, translated as MNISFLLQGVVLGFSIAAPVGPIGVLCIRRTLMQGRTVGLVSGLGAAMADAIYGCIAGFGLTLISNFLVNQQLWIRLIGGIFLCYLGIRTCLNKPAEVSALVQSNSLFSDYASTLFLTLTNPATILSFVAIFAGLGVVEGSYFDAAILVLGVFVGSALWWFVLSFGIDLLRSRFSQRGFIWINIISGVILVAFGAIASGAALRAIAY; from the coding sequence ATGAATATCAGCTTTTTGCTGCAAGGTGTTGTTCTCGGCTTTTCGATTGCAGCACCAGTAGGACCAATTGGTGTACTCTGCATCCGGCGCACTCTGATGCAAGGACGCACTGTGGGTTTAGTTTCGGGTTTGGGTGCTGCAATGGCTGATGCGATATATGGCTGCATTGCTGGTTTTGGGTTAACCTTGATTTCCAATTTTTTAGTCAATCAGCAGCTATGGATTCGCTTAATTGGTGGAATATTTCTCTGCTATCTCGGTATCAGAACATGCTTGAATAAACCCGCAGAAGTATCTGCTTTGGTACAAAGCAACAGTTTATTTAGTGATTACGCTTCTACACTGTTTCTCACACTGACTAATCCTGCAACAATTCTTTCGTTTGTGGCAATTTTTGCGGGGTTAGGTGTGGTAGAAGGAAGTTATTTTGATGCAGCAATCTTAGTTCTGGGTGTGTTTGTTGGTTCAGCTTTATGGTGGTTTGTTCTCAGCTTTGGTATTGATTTATTGCGATCGCGCTTTTCTCAGCGCGGTTTTATCTGGATCAACATAATTTCGGGAGTGATTCTTGTAGCGTTTGGTGCGATCGCCTCCGGTGCTGCGCTCCGCGCAATCGCTTATTAG